The Miscanthus floridulus cultivar M001 chromosome 6, ASM1932011v1, whole genome shotgun sequence genomic interval tcaaATATTAATAtctatgatacataattagtatcattggatatatttttgaatctagttttttagtaaatttatttagagataaaaaTATTACCCGTATTTTGTATAAATTAAGTCAAAGTTATCGACATGTAAATTATGACGATAAATATTTAGAGACAGAGAGACTGAATAGCAGCAGCAATAATTAGGGAGGGGATACATGCATGCGAGCATCGTctcgcactactacacaaacgtttatggaggcgggcgtttttgattttccgcggcgggcaaagccgtccgccgcggcctagaggccacggtaaatcgtggcttaaccgcggcgggcggctttgcccgccgcggttaaccgatttaccacggcgggcgatgtaacgtgcccgctgcggtaaacatacttttaccacggcggtcacgttgaaccgcccgccgcggtaaattattttaccacggcggacacagtacagagcccgccgcggttatgttcgttagccgtggcgggcattatcatttgcccgcctcggtaaatttttccctgaattaaaaaaaatacagcagccatataattaaattcaaattcaaattcaaattcaaatcacatccagatttcacaaattaaacttaaaaagtatgcaggcattacacatgagataatatacatatatatacattcacttagtcgttcttgtcattgttaattcattacatttacatattgaagtcgttatacatgccctaaggtgtaatcttgcggacgcatcatcgtgggccatttcctcagcctctcgtactccggtaaaatcgctagctggctgttttcattgaagaacgtgctcccttcaagcacgcatttgtctaagacaaacttacatatgtccgcctttgtctgcttgaaggagtgttgggtgctctgcacgtctctccaccagttcaatccattcttgagcaccctccaactgctgctatactgcttgcactccctcaggtactcacagacgtagaagccacaggtttgtgatcctaccggttgtttggcacactgcatgatcgatacacaagcattagaatacaggcattagaacgcttatgaacagaacgcacaattaaacctttcaaatacttaccggaaagttgcgtctgattttgatacggttcttatgcttagccttaaaattctctgttcttcgatcatagcattcaggatccttcacgtactccttataagcgctatatgaaatgtactagtattaggcagggcattagaacgcatatgagaagacagttcagtcacttacactctgaggcaatcttcaaaggccttgtacccttttaagtttggcattctcaacgaatcaaatacgcaggccctgccatcctgagggtagatgataaatgcaacccagtgaccctcgaggccttggctgcgccattgaaacaaaatacaggttacaatgagaaataataatactagctagctacccacttatctctacaggcatgtcttcgacttacccaaagtggtaggcagctacgatacacccatttctcctgatcttcttcattgctcctagtatgtaccttgaaatgttcaacttctcattgtccatcagtttcttcctgtgcgcctctctctgtcgcttggtcaagtctttcatggttggatgattgtcatctaggtggtaaccaatgatgactctttgagcaatatgcattggagatagatagataacatcaagttttagttccttggatatataggccatcaacctgcaaggacaagccatcgtggcatatataagtagtcttgaccgattcaaaggcaggtgatatgtgaaactcgcaattcatcacttacatagagaacaaggtgacttgggcgatgtcaaggtcttgttcccgtagtagtctgtacatgtcgtggaagtccacagggagttctacatcgttgccgggcaagtggaagtactccgccacaaccttgactagaaaaccatgtaggccagcttttgccgcttccatgtaccagagatgaaacctccttgtctcccacctttcctcgtcgacgagctgggccttggttatcatgaacttcccatgctcgtaatggccggggcagtcatccgattcaggaaatagatggaaaggtgatcttggcctgggatagaaatgttagtaccatattatggcaaagaaaagttattagcaaattatgctcgccgctaccatacctttcgaactcaagtgagtatgtgagatgcccttggtcgcctttagtcttcgccggcggtggaggacagtggcttgtgctcgcaatggcagcaggcggtgtctttgcccccggttcctccgtgcctcccggtcctttgcttgtgcccttagacggactatcgggaggtgcgggtggacttgttgttggagtaggagaacgagggtgagggcttgtgcctcggggtgacttccttcccttgtcatccccgccattgccttcgtcatcgccgtcgccgtgatccggatcatcggggggacaagatccggcaacggatggttgtgatgctggtgtcgccatcggcgtagaagtcggcgtcgagagaatgatctctatgtcgtccttgttccacaggacttcggaaccaatggcagctccaaggatcgttaccccttgtgcagttggatattccatttcaaattcttcatattgggtcgcataccatgtaagtatcacggcagcatagttggcagggatctggtcttggttgaaatctttgatatcttctttggggtgcatgtaaccctcacccacggtcaactttttcgccctgccgaacgggatgttgaggttgacgcgcatgggttgccggatgtcgtcgacggggtgccttgggcgatcctcgatcatcggcagtggctgcccttgtgtctgcccttgtggaacttgtggcacggccacgcctgcctggcgaagcatctgtgacctcatcgacaccatatctgggtcattgctcgtgaaggcttcttttatggaccgactgatcatttcggccacgccttgatcatagcccttctgaaagatgccctccttgtacctctgccttgaccggtatgtggcagcgtcggattgccatgactccactgagttccagctcatcttcgacgacatgccacggacgcggccacggtgctcgggggttcccagcgctagggtcagcaagtcctggcccctgcgaacctcgaagctgtccttggatttagcggcctggatgagagccctctccacctcctcgaacttcggctcattgaacttgctcgcgccctccttgagcttcttcggcttgcgggcataaatgaagtccttagccctcaagtctagacCGTCGTACagatcgggaagcccggcggcagctctagccctttcttcctcccgccactggggcctcttaccagcaaacccagtcatgcccaagtggtgggggtgcaggttcttcttcgcgagtgcgctgaacttggcgctctttgcctttgcttcttctgttgttctttgtttgcagaactcttcccagtgatgttcctttaccatagtgtatttgacacagggtgacttgcctagcttcaggtagtacctggtcagcatggacttgaagtttctaaaggctcttcctgccacgtgcatgacccactccctgcacttgtctagatcggcgtcctcgggataatggaagctcctcgtcacctcaccccagatatgtgtcttgtagtcgaccgggacattgttccactccgcccaagtgatctccaccttgtccttgactatacatgccacctggttgctgaacttggcaaggaccgtgggtggcgacaacgggtttccctctggtcccacctcatggatcacatggacttcgccgtggatttccctccggtgcctcccgtgttccccccttctcagctttgtcctctgaccactagacttgcctgaagtggttggagatggagcggggggttctttgtcactgacttcttcctcctcgaaattcaattctcgaggcaccaccggcatctgttcagggtttggagaccgcgcactttcaacttcgccgtccctcggttggtaggtcggatcatcatcgtcctctgtacgacgtttctttgttggcctaggggtcacggacacttggctctcgaggctagttgatgatgatgcactaggggtagggtcgcgccattcgcttatcggttcctccgccattggaaagctacaatgaatacatatttcagttgtatagacacagttatagagtagtaaagtagagtagtactagagtagtaaagtagtagtagttggctcagatttgccccattgtcatcacatcgcttttaaactggttgcttgtatctggtatacaagccatcctagtttagcgggggcactcgatcatcatcgccgctgcctcagcataaaagggttcacatcattgcatatgccactgcctcagcaataagtttaaaagttcatcattgcatatgccaaaaaaggaagcagccccattaaataaaaacctttcacaaatcaaaacaggagcagcagtagtagaatagtagtataggagggagtagaggagtagaggagggagtagtagtaggcagtagtagtatactagtagtagtatactactagaaagtagtaggcagtagtagtagtatactagtagtagtacaggaggaagtagaggtaggcagtagtagtagtatatactAGTACTAAAGgagggagtgaccaattcatctcaaaattctcacaaattatatCAAATCTGACAAAAatgcagcagagtgaccaattcatctcaaaattctcacaaatttagctcagaattagtttaaaggcaaggtgcatcataggcagtggcatatgctcagaattttgtcataaatttctttggcatcataggcagcaaaaagaattgaattcaaatgctacggttcaccaaaagcatcatagatcagtagtatagcagttcaaaattcaccaagtgtagtactgctttgttcagttgaattcagagtagcagcagcagtagtaagacaacagtggtagagagaaataggtaatacaagtaccattttgcatcaagtagtagagtaccagtaaggggataagtagtagctagccatctcaaaaaactttcacaaatcaaaacagtgatcaaatgagtttgcacctcgctgtgaCAAGCAAGAGGGTTTGGACAGTCTGAAACAGTGATGACACAAATTCATCACAAATAATTTATCAGACCAACTTTAGCCTGCAAGCTGTCGCAGACATTTCTCAACATACAATGCTCACACTAGTAGTCAACCTTCCCAGAAATTGCACTATGCCTATATGTGGTTAAACTTTAAATTCACAGAAAGAATACAGTAGCATTAAATTAGTCAGTTAGGCTATTCCTAGTGCACTGTTATATCCAAATCCAAGAGACCACAATGGCCATGTCACTAGGATATCATTAAAAAGATGTATAGAAACAAATCCTACAAAGCACTGTATAATATTGTTGTTTCCTAGGACCAGTTTTTTGAAGGCGACTAGGCGTCCAGGAAAGTGCTGgatcgcctggacgcctaggcagTGCCTAGACAACAAGGTGCCACTGTTTCCCAAGGCGAACTGGGTACGCCTGGATGCCTAGTCGACGCCTAGGCGTTAAAACACTGCCTAGGACATTCAAAGTAATTAATTGTCCCATGTTTGTGTCTATAAAAGTGAACAAAAAAATGTGAGCACAATTGTTAGTCCTGGATATCGATCCCAATTGTATAACCATGATGATATAGCTTTGTTCTCTCAATTCTTTAACTATGTGGCATGCTATCAAAAAACTAGATCAGAGTATTATTAGACCCAGCACCAATCTCAACAAACAGAGATCCTAAATTTGATCAATAGATAAGCATAAATATAGCGAGGACAAGCCAACTGAACGGAGGGACAGACCCGACCGGTGCATTGCGGTGGACGCGCGACGCCCCAGTATGAACGGAGGGAAAGGGGAAATGGGTAAGCAAACGCAGCGGCGACGGGGGTAGAGGGTAACTCACCGGCGTGTTGGTGCCGGCCGCCTGGAGAGCAggtgctagggttccggtgacGGGGCGCCGGAGGAGCACGGGGGCGGGGCGCGGGCAAGGTAGAGGGTAACTCACCGGCGTGTTGGTGCCGGCCGCCTGGAGAGCAggtgctagggttccggtgacGGGGCACCGGAGGAGCACGGGGGCGGGGcgcgggcaagggagaggaggacgggggcgcggaccgggcacggggaggagaacgggggcgggggtcggtgcgcggaggagctcaatcggcggtggagcccggcggcggcggcggcggcgtgagattTTGGCAGCCCTTCGGGGTAAAACTGAACCGCACGAAAGACCGCCGAGATGTTGAGGGTGGGGACGGCTTATATAGGttgcgattaaccgcggcgggcaacgttACAGACCGCCGCGGGAAATGTTTACCGCGGCGGTCTGTtaagttgcccgccgcggttaatctattaaccgcggcgggcgctgttaTATGCCCGCTGtggttaatctattaaccgcggcgggcgctgttatatgcccgccgcggtaaatatcaTCAGTTCAGAATGAATTCATTACCTATTTTAAGTCTCATGAAGATGAAACTAGTCTATACTAACATAATTCATTAGCTAATTCATTAGTTGTATTCATTAGTCTATACTTTTGAGGTCCCTTGGCTTTTTATTACTTGACTTTTGTAGTACACTTAAGAATTttatcctcttttatagagtatgcatatagagtatctgggattgttacatatagagtctctaggatacattattatatatatgtctctgggatacgtatagagtccactacattattacatatatatatatatatatgtctctgggatacattaatcattttggtgcaggtgctttcaccgtcctcttctcaccatcggggcgggcccacggcatcatcctggacttgttgaatcggtcctcgacggccttgatcttctttgggtgatcggtaaaaagctcgagctctgcgtagttgttgtattgttcgggactctgcaccccatcagctcccacaatccgctgctttccggacacaaccacatgcctttttgggtcctctgcatatatatagtaggccacttgtgcgacattggttgctagtacccacgggtcatctttgtagccgatacttttgaggtccacggtggttagcccataactgtccactgcaaccgcattcggtttgacccactggcaatggaagacggttatgcgtaggttctggccgtagtcaagttcccatatttcttcaacttgcccatagtattgcctcctctggcccgtgtactcttcttcgccctcgtatcgaacaccgcagttctgtgccgagctcttcttgtccttgtctttcgtgtggaacctgtagccctggacgtcatacccttgccacgtggtgatttggctggatgggcctaacacaagcctcttaacggtctccgtatcttcatcagggcatccttcaaggggtatgtgttgctctttgagccagtctacgaaattgctcttgtgatggttctggacccatgcctccgtgcgttgtccatcattagcggcgcggatctcttccaggttcttttcaatatatttctccatgctcactaactgatgaaggatgctgtaatgagcttcttgcaccattcggtttggcacatcggtgcgcacttttcggcctgtgcaccccattcctgaggttttgccttcgtggtgatggacaggcaacccaatcaccctcccatctcttatgtacctcatacaccagttcacggcctcctccgttgtgtatgcctcgatcatagagccctccgggtaagcgcggttatggacgtatctgttgagggtggacatgaaccgctcgtacgtccacatctggtgtaggtacacggggcctagttgatggatctgatcgaccatatgcatcattaggtgtggcataatatcaaagtaagatggtggaaagcacatctcgagctggcaaagggtctccgcgatgaactccttcagggcaggcagctcagccttatcaatgaccttctgagtgatgcgattaaagaagtatgacatccgtgtgatgaccatcttcacgtactctggacggatagccctaatcgcaattggtaggaacaccgtcagcatgacgtggcagtcgtgtgagttgtagccggtcattatgaggtctttcatggagaccaggctcttgatgttggaagagaaaccagtcggcaccttgatacccctaagcaacttaagaaaagccgtcctctcgtcttgcgttaggttgcaggccgcacccgggatatcgactttaccattctgaggcggtcccgggtgaaggtccggcctgatgcccagattgacaagatccgtccgtgacttaataccatcctttgtcttgcccttgatgtccagcaggacaccgatcgtgctttcgaagacatttttctccaggtgcatgcagtcgatggcatggggtgtattcagtgttttccaatacgacaggtacttgaagaaaattgacatcttcttgaaaggaacggcggcggggacttcctccgtctggtcccgctttcgcttccttgtctgcttgggcccctctttaggcggcttcttcttctttccaaactccacctgatccatgtccttgaccatctcatacacctttgttccccaactagtctgcgtcatttgatcacgctgcggctcgtcttgattgtcaaagtatttgttcataatacttcttctatacctatgatttttggtgaggaaccgtctgtgcctcgtgtacaccatcttattggatcccttaaggtaagtgtagcaggtctcgtcgatacaaattacgcagccggtcttccctttgatctgccccgatagtgagaagagaccggggtaatcggtgatggtgacaaagatgattgcttttagtgtgaacttctccttgcgggatgcatccaccatctggaccccaacatcaaatagtatcttcatttcctccatgaacggctctaggaacacatctatatcgttgccgggctgcttcggtccggagataagcatggtcagcataaggtacctacgcttctgacatagatggggaggtaggttgtacatggtgagcacgacgggccaagtgctgtgcgagctgctaagctcaccgaacgggttcatcccgtcagtacttagcgcgaacctaacatgcctgggctccttgccaaactccgggtaggcctcgtcgaaatccttccactgcttgccatcggatgggtgccgtagcttgccatcgtcgttcaggcggtcagcagatgcatgccaggacatgagcttggcatcgtccgggttcccgaatattgcacgcaggcgatcggtcacgggcaggtaccacaccgacagtgctggacttttcctgtgcgtgtaaccctcttcttcatcgtcctgctgagccgagatctgtttggccacactgctcttctttgcccccttcttgttcttcttccgaccaccccgcaagtctccctcgtcttctgcatccacgcgacaaccagcatttttcttgtaccgactaaagccacagtgcggacaactcgtcaaattctcatactcattgccccgatacaggatgcagtggttagggcatgcatcaaactttctaagcttcatcgccactggccggatcagcttcttggcccgataagtattggcgggcaccttgttagccgttgggtacgtggtggcaaggtagcttaacaactcattgaagctagtgtcagaccaaccatgacgagccttcaacatcaacatatggaggttaaaacggagcgccgtgcagtcctttggacaatcgccgccgtccttatagagaggatcaactgccgcctgtttcaactctctgaaattctccaaccactttgggcaacccaacacaacgtcgtcttcatcgaagtgtttgactagatcttcaacaagctgcacatcctcgggttggctcacagtatcctgaccatcaacaccgtcgccggcttcgtcggccatgtcttgcattacatcatccaccgtgatgtaatcacgacaactgttgtcactgtcggctggcgcagctgctgcggaaggatctgtattcaccggtggtgctgtcgtcatcggcgtcgaagaggtaactccagatgcagcgccactcgcaccaactctttcgccgtgaaatgtccagactgtgtagccctcgatgaaaccatacatgatcaaatgagtttgcacctcgctgtctcggtgggctttcaggttcttgcaacgagaacatggacatatggttgtcatccgcttcagtctctcacggtgagctttaccagccgcaataaacttccttaattcaaagaggtaccgcggatcattcactctatcgatccggtacatccattccgatctatccatcgtatctgcgaacattatccatcacaatcaacattaaataaagaagaattaggagaaattgatgatttttacgtccaaaatcatgaaaaagagagaaaatgacgatgtgaaagatgaagcatgcatctatgatgaatctaaagttaaagaaatacataacatcattttttccattaaaattgatctagatctagatctagatctaaagagaactctaggtgatggaaataaagagagaggatggaaggagagagggagagcctttatgaacctcttatgatgtcctcctccctcaaatccaagcccttcaactcaaatcaaaagtttcctcaaattttagggcaaagcctccccccatgagttttgagagaggaagacccgtggagaagaaggagggtccgaGGGCTGTatatgtacaggctttaccgcggcgggcaacataaaacgcccgcctcggtaaatcaagtctttaccgcggcgggcagtttaaagcgcccgctatggtaaaccgtattaaccgcggcgggctattcataccgcccgccgcggtaaataacgattttatgcggcgggcaagtaaggtggcccgccgcggtaaaccaatttcccgcagcgggcgccccggtggccggcctcgctggccggccaccggttaaccgtggcgggcaaaaaaggtgcccgccacggagcgtgttttggccacgctgcgcaaattcattcctgtagtagtgtcgGCGGTCAGCACGGCGGCAGGTACCGGCCGAAATGTGGTTGTTCGTTCGTTCGAGCTGGCGTGCAGCTGAGCTGACATCAATAATAATACCATGCACTCCCCCATCAATCGAATCGGAGGGGAATATATGGACGGATCGACCTCGCGCGCTCGCCGTGTTCCTTGTCTATTATACGGCAACGTACCGATGGACTCAATGAATTCGGCGACACGGACCACGTACGGA includes:
- the LOC136459879 gene encoding uncharacterized protein — encoded protein: MAEEPISEWRDPTPSASSSTSLESQVSVTPRPTKKRRTEDDDDPTYQPRDGEVESARSPNPEQMPVVPRELNFEEEEVSDKEPPAPSPTTSGKSSGQRTKLRRGEHGRHRREIHGEVHVIHEVGPEGNPLSPPTVLAKFSNQVACIVKDKVEITWAEWNNVPVDYKTHIWGEVTRSFHYPEDADLDKCREWVMHVAGRAFRNFKSMLTRYYLKLGKSPCVKYTMVKEHHWEEFCKQRTTEEAKAKSAKFSALAKKNLHPHHLGMTGFAGKRPQWREEERARAAAGLPDLYDGLDLRAKDFIYARKPKKLKEGASKFNEPKFEEVERALIQAAKSKDSFEVRRGQDLLTLALGTPEHRGRVRGMSSKMSWNSVESWQSDAATYRSRQRYKEGIFQKGYDQGVAEMISRSIKEAFTSNDPDMVSMRSQMLRQAGVAVPQVPQGQTQGQPLPMIEDRPRHPVDDIRQPMRVNLNIPFGRAKKLTVGEGYMHPKEDIKDFNQDQIPANYAAVILTWYATQYEEFEMEYPTAQGVTILGAAIGSEVLWNKDDIEIILSTPTSTPMATPASQPSVAGSCPPDDPDHGDGDDEGNGGDDKGRKSPRGTSPHPRSPTPTTSPPAPPDSPSKGTSKGPGGTEEPGAKTPPAAIASTSHCPPPPAKTKGDQGHLTYSLEFERPRSPFHLFPESDDCPGHYEHGKFMITKAQLVDEERWETRRFHLWYMEAAKAGLHGFLVKVVAEYFHLPGNDVELPVDFHDMYRLLREQDLDIAQVTLFSM